A portion of the Punica granatum isolate Tunisia-2019 chromosome 7, ASM765513v2, whole genome shotgun sequence genome contains these proteins:
- the LOC116215533 gene encoding histone acetyltransferase KAT6B-like isoform X1, which translates to MEFTSPVARRTRLQKAKLATASSSRASKKKKGGTISSETKVTKASSSAAKKSRKPAGVVRTGNRGHRPRVGRNRLEDSDCEVISLEDTDSDDDDGLDMGFGSGGSSDVPTGVVRDREMLDRRSGESYSVISLGSGSSDDEEEGPLAEGEERLLETGSGWCETSPESEAEDSDDEGEEEEEEVEEKEEEDEGTESHHELFQWCEMAGEERKRGRLEARLKESTGDEGTDSHGEIVWQSDKAGKMGKRGRPGAQLKESTYDKGTESLDEIVCEGEKAGKERKRGKPRAQQEETTGYKGRANHDEIACQCEMACKKWKRGRPRARQKVTTGSSCKCGLRSNGSHLSREVELDDVEVISLGSSDDDDTDDFPDVFAGVQMPGPVASRTRSNVSPTMSMRGAIGTGRAASSSSDWKLREKKIAYDPLRNEALKMKLGGGKRTSERYSGASTYSMKKNGVERDSDILSSSKGHPEKKVHSTKKKGVEGDSDVLSSSMGPPKKEKTASDIQKSKNLGGKPVEKSKYKEEMESMSNMMNLDFEAAKKNGLERDSDILSSSKRPPEKQVHSTKMKRVERDSEILSSSMAPKKGKTASDIHETENSGGKPVEKSEYKEEMESMSNMMNLDLEAAEKNGVERDSDILCRGMGPPKEEKTASDIHESENSGGKPVEKSQCDEMDDIWNVMNLGLQDDRIDSYSSRNKNIDADYTELNTSQAALCRQGKHDLFLDEQIGQRCRH; encoded by the exons ATGGAGTTCACGTCTCCAGTGGCCCGAAGAACCCGTCTGCAGAAGGCAAAACTGGCGACGGCCTCCTCCTCAAGAGcctcgaagaagaagaaaggagggACCATTTCGTCGGAAACCAAGGTAACGAAAGCTTCTTCCTCTGCAGCAAAGAAATCGAGAAAACCCGCTGGAGTAGTCCGTACCGGAAACAGAGGACATCGTCCTCGTGTAGGTCGAAACCGGCTTGAGGACAGTGACTGCGAGGTCATTTCCCTGGAAGATACCGATAGTGATGATGACGATGGGTTGGACATGGGGTTCGGCAGTGGGGGAAGTAGTGATGTTCCTACCGGGGTGGTGCGTGATCGGGAGATGCTAGATAGGAGGAGCGGGGAGAGCTATAGTGTGATCAGTCTTGGGTCGGGCTCCTCcgatgatgaggaggagggcCCTCTCGCAGAGGGCGAGGAGAGGCTTCTTGAAACTGGTTCGGGGTGGTGTGAGACCTCTCCTGAGAGTGAGGCTGAGGACAGTGATGATGAGggtgaggaggaggaggaggaggtggaggagaaagaggaggaggatgagggAACAGAGAGTCATCATGAACTTTTTCAGTGGTGTGAAATGGCTGGTGAAGAGAGGAAACGAGGAAGGCTCGAAGCTCGACTGAAGGAGAGTACTGGTGATGAGGGAACAGACAGTCATGGTGAAATCGTTTGGCAGAGTGACAAGGCTGGTAAAATGGGGAAACGAGGACGGCCGGGAGCTCAACTGAAAGAGAGTACTTATGATAAAGGAACAGAAAGTCTTGATGAAATTGTTTGTGAGGGTGAAAAGGCCGGTAAAGAGAGGAAACGAGGAAAGCCTAGAGCTCAACAGGAGGAGACTACTGGTTATAAAGGAAGAGCAAATCATGACGAAATTGCTTGCCAGTGTGAAATGGCATGTAAAAAGTGGAAACGAGGAAGGCCTAGAGCTCGACAGAAGGTGACTACTGGTAGTTCCTGCAAATGTGGGCTGCGATCTAATGGTTCTCATTTGAGCCGAGAGGTGGAGCTGGATGATGTGGAGGTGATCAGTTTAGGATCGAGTGACGATGATGATACGGATGACTTCCCTGATGTGTTTGCTGGAGTACAGATGCCTGGTCCAGTTGCAAGCCGCACCAGGTCCAATGTGAGCCCGACAATGAGCATGAGAGGGGCCATAGGAACAGGACGAGCTGCATCTTCGAGCAGTGACTGGAAATTGAGggagaaaaaaattgcatatGATCCCCTGAGGAACGAGGCACTGAAGATGAAGCTGGGAGGAGGTAAGAGGACAAGTGAAAGATATTCAGGAGCTTCCACTTATTCTATGAAGAAGAATGGGGTGGAGAGGGACTCGGACATTCTTAGCAGCAGCAAGGGACATCCAGAGAAGAAAGTTCATTCTACGAAGAAGAAAGGGGTGGAGGGGGACTCTGACGTTCTCAGCAGTAGCATGGGAcctccaaagaaggagaaaacTGCTTCTGATATTCAGAAGTCTAAAAACTTGGGTGGAAAACCTGTGGAGAAATCAAAATACAAGGAGGAGATGGAATCCATGTCGAACATGATGAACCTGGACTTCGAGGCTGCTAAGAAGAATGGGTTGGAGAGGGACTCGGACATTCTCAGCAGCAGCAAGAGACCTCCAGAGAAGCAAGTTCATTCTACGAAGATGAAAAGGGTGGAGAGGGACTCTGAGATTCTCAGCAGTAGCATGGCTCCAAAGAAGGGGAAAACTGCTTCTGATATTCACGAGACTGAGAACTCGGGTGGGAAACCTGTGGAGAAATCAGAGTACAAGGAGGAGATGGAATCCATGTCGAACATGATGAACCTGGATCTGGAGGCTGCTGAGAAGAATGGGGTGGAGAGGGACTCCGACATTCTCTGCAGGGGCATGGGACCTCCAAAGGAGGAGAAAACTGCTTCTGATATTCATGAGTCCGAGAACTCAGGTGGGAAACCTGTGGAGAAATCACAGTGCGACGAAATGGATGACATTTGGAACGTGATGAACCTTGGTCTCCAGGATGATCGGATTGATTCGTACTCTTCCCGG AATAAGAATATCGATGCAGACTATACAGAGCTCAACACATCTCAAGCTGCCCTCTGCCGCCAAGGGAAGCATGACCTCTTTCTTGACGAGCAAATTGGGCAGAGATGCCGCCACTAG
- the LOC116215533 gene encoding histone acetyltransferase KAT6B-like isoform X2, which produces MEFTSPVARRTRLQKAKLATASSSRASKKKKGGTISSETKVTKASSSAAKKSRKPAGVVRTGNRGHRPRVGRNRLEDSDCEVISLEDTDSDDDDGLDMGFGSGGSSDVPTGVVRDREMLDRRSGESYSVISLGSGSSDDEEEGPLAEGEERLLETGSGWCETSPESEAEDSDDEGEEEEEEVEEKEEEDEGTESHHELFQWCEMAGEERKRGRLEARLKESTGDEGTDSHGEIVWQSDKAGKMGKRGRPGAQLKESTYDKGTESLDEIVCEGEKAGKERKRGKPRAQQEETTGYKGRANHDEIACQCEMACKKWKRGRPRARQKVTTGSSCKCGLRSNGSHLSREVELDDVEVISLGSSDDDDTDDFPDVFAGVQMPGPVASRTRSNVSPTMSMRGAIGTGRAASSSSDWKLREKKIAYDPLRNEALKMKLGGGKRTSERYSGASTYSMKKNGVERDSDILSSSKGHPEKKVHSTKKKGVEGDSDVLSSSMGPPKKEKTASDIQKSKNLGGKPVEKSKYKEEMESMSNMMNLDFEAAKKNGLERDSDILSSSKRPPEKQVHSTKMKRVERDSEILSSSMAPKKGKTASDIHETENSGGKPVEKSEYKEEMESMSNMMNLDLEAAEKNGVERDSDILCRGMGPPKEEKTASDIHESENSGGKPVEKSQCDEMDDIWNVMNLGLQDDRIDSYSSR; this is translated from the exons ATGGAGTTCACGTCTCCAGTGGCCCGAAGAACCCGTCTGCAGAAGGCAAAACTGGCGACGGCCTCCTCCTCAAGAGcctcgaagaagaagaaaggagggACCATTTCGTCGGAAACCAAGGTAACGAAAGCTTCTTCCTCTGCAGCAAAGAAATCGAGAAAACCCGCTGGAGTAGTCCGTACCGGAAACAGAGGACATCGTCCTCGTGTAGGTCGAAACCGGCTTGAGGACAGTGACTGCGAGGTCATTTCCCTGGAAGATACCGATAGTGATGATGACGATGGGTTGGACATGGGGTTCGGCAGTGGGGGAAGTAGTGATGTTCCTACCGGGGTGGTGCGTGATCGGGAGATGCTAGATAGGAGGAGCGGGGAGAGCTATAGTGTGATCAGTCTTGGGTCGGGCTCCTCcgatgatgaggaggagggcCCTCTCGCAGAGGGCGAGGAGAGGCTTCTTGAAACTGGTTCGGGGTGGTGTGAGACCTCTCCTGAGAGTGAGGCTGAGGACAGTGATGATGAGggtgaggaggaggaggaggaggtggaggagaaagaggaggaggatgagggAACAGAGAGTCATCATGAACTTTTTCAGTGGTGTGAAATGGCTGGTGAAGAGAGGAAACGAGGAAGGCTCGAAGCTCGACTGAAGGAGAGTACTGGTGATGAGGGAACAGACAGTCATGGTGAAATCGTTTGGCAGAGTGACAAGGCTGGTAAAATGGGGAAACGAGGACGGCCGGGAGCTCAACTGAAAGAGAGTACTTATGATAAAGGAACAGAAAGTCTTGATGAAATTGTTTGTGAGGGTGAAAAGGCCGGTAAAGAGAGGAAACGAGGAAAGCCTAGAGCTCAACAGGAGGAGACTACTGGTTATAAAGGAAGAGCAAATCATGACGAAATTGCTTGCCAGTGTGAAATGGCATGTAAAAAGTGGAAACGAGGAAGGCCTAGAGCTCGACAGAAGGTGACTACTGGTAGTTCCTGCAAATGTGGGCTGCGATCTAATGGTTCTCATTTGAGCCGAGAGGTGGAGCTGGATGATGTGGAGGTGATCAGTTTAGGATCGAGTGACGATGATGATACGGATGACTTCCCTGATGTGTTTGCTGGAGTACAGATGCCTGGTCCAGTTGCAAGCCGCACCAGGTCCAATGTGAGCCCGACAATGAGCATGAGAGGGGCCATAGGAACAGGACGAGCTGCATCTTCGAGCAGTGACTGGAAATTGAGggagaaaaaaattgcatatGATCCCCTGAGGAACGAGGCACTGAAGATGAAGCTGGGAGGAGGTAAGAGGACAAGTGAAAGATATTCAGGAGCTTCCACTTATTCTATGAAGAAGAATGGGGTGGAGAGGGACTCGGACATTCTTAGCAGCAGCAAGGGACATCCAGAGAAGAAAGTTCATTCTACGAAGAAGAAAGGGGTGGAGGGGGACTCTGACGTTCTCAGCAGTAGCATGGGAcctccaaagaaggagaaaacTGCTTCTGATATTCAGAAGTCTAAAAACTTGGGTGGAAAACCTGTGGAGAAATCAAAATACAAGGAGGAGATGGAATCCATGTCGAACATGATGAACCTGGACTTCGAGGCTGCTAAGAAGAATGGGTTGGAGAGGGACTCGGACATTCTCAGCAGCAGCAAGAGACCTCCAGAGAAGCAAGTTCATTCTACGAAGATGAAAAGGGTGGAGAGGGACTCTGAGATTCTCAGCAGTAGCATGGCTCCAAAGAAGGGGAAAACTGCTTCTGATATTCACGAGACTGAGAACTCGGGTGGGAAACCTGTGGAGAAATCAGAGTACAAGGAGGAGATGGAATCCATGTCGAACATGATGAACCTGGATCTGGAGGCTGCTGAGAAGAATGGGGTGGAGAGGGACTCCGACATTCTCTGCAGGGGCATGGGACCTCCAAAGGAGGAGAAAACTGCTTCTGATATTCATGAGTCCGAGAACTCAGGTGGGAAACCTGTGGAGAAATCACAGTGCGACGAAATGGATGACATTTGGAACGTGATGAACCTTGGTCTCCAGGATGATCGGATTGATTCGTACTCTTCCCGG TAA